GACGCTCGATCGGGTCGAGTTCCCGCCTCCACGTTGCCGAGCTCTCGATTGTGAGGGCTCCGTTGCGGCAGGCTCGGGGCGGGCACCCGCCATGCTCGGGGAGGGCTTCGCCTCGGCAGCGCATCGCAGAGCGCGGTTTGGTCGGGGTCGTGGACGCAGGTGATGTAAGTACCAGGTAGCGATTCGGAGCCCGCGTTCTGGGACGGATCGGCGACCGCGTTCCGGAAAGGGCGGCGCGAGGCAGGTCTGGCACCTGGGTGCCTGTGGGTCCCTGGATCTGACTTGTCCGATTCCTGCCCTGCGCGCACTCTGGGCTGTGAGGCACCTCACTGCGCGAATTGAGCAAGAATGGCCACTTTTGATCAAGGGAACGGTCACAGCGGGTGGTCAGGCGAGGTCGCGACGGTCACCCTCGGCGCGGACGGCACGATCACGGGGTGGAGCGAGGGTGCCCGGCGGCTGCTGGGCCACTCCGCCCGGGAGGTCGTAGGACACGCCGCGACCTCTCTGCTGCTCGGCGCGGGAGCTCCCGAGGCGACCGGGCTCTCCCTCACCGGCTCCCAGGAATGGCGGGGCACGGCGTCGCTACGGCACCGGGACGGTCACCGCGTCGAGGCGACCCTGCACGCCCAGCCGTCACTCGACGGCGACGGCCGCGTCCGGTCCTTCGTCGTCGCCCTGACTCCCGGGCCCGACCGGAGCATGATCGAGTGGGCGTTCGACCAGGCCTCGATCGCACTCTCCACCCACACGGCCACATCCGGCGCATGGCGCCGAAACGCGGTCGCGCAGGGCGGAACGGGCCCCGCGCACGAGGCCGGTCCCGAGGCGCGCCCCAGGTCCGATCACGAGGCGGGTCGCGAGTCCGCTGCCGAGGTCGGGCCCGCTCCCGATTCCGCGCCCGCTCCCCAGGCCGCCCCCGAGCCCGCCCCCGAAGACGGACCCGCGGCGGTCCCCGAGTCCGCTCGCGAGGCAGGACCTGGGTCCGCAACCGAACTCGCCCCCCAGGCCGGACCCGAGCCCGCTCCCCAGGCCGCCCCCGAGCCCGCCCCCGACGACGGACCCGCAGCGGGACCCGAGGCCACTCGCCAGTCGAGTCGAGAGCCCGATCCCGGAGCTGAGCCCAAGGCCGGACCCGAGCCCGCTCCCGAAGCCAGCCCCGAGCCCGCTCTCCAGACCGGCCCCAAGCCTGCCCCCGAAGCCCGCCCCAATCTCATCCCCCAAACCGCCCCCAACCTCCAGGCCACGCTCCCCCCCTCCTCCGACGACGGCTTCCTCCACTGTGTCCGGCGGGTCGCCGAGGAAGGCATCCCGATGCGCTACGAGTGTCTGGCGCCCGAACCGTCCTGTGCTCCCGGTGCCGTACCCGTCGCCGTCGGCCCCCTCCCGGACGCCCGCCACCGTGCCTGGGTCATCGAGCTCTGGCCCGTTCGTGAGCCCGCCACCGGTGAGGTCGTGGGTGTGGGGACCGCCGCCTTCGACAGCAGTGACCAGCACGCCGCCCGGCAGCGGCTGGTCCTGTTGCAGGAGGCCGGGGCCCGGATCGGCACCACCCTGAACGTGACCCGCACCGCCCAGGAGCTCGCCGACCTCGCCGTACCGCGGCTCGCCGACTTCGTCAGCGTGGACCTCCTCGACTCCGTGCTGCGCGGGGAGGAGCCGGTGCCGGGGCCGGTCGACGCGGCCGTGGTGCTGCGCCGCGTCGCCCACCAGTCCGCCGCCGAAGGGGAAGCCGTGCCCGAGGCCGCCATCGACCTCGGCGGCATGGACACCTACCCGCCGTTCTCGCCGCCCGCCCGCTGCCTGGCCGAAGGGAAACCGGTGCTCAGCGGTGCCGACGACCCCGACTTCGCGCGCTGGATCGCCGACCACGAGGCCCGCACCGCGCGCAACGAGGAGTACCGCTTCCACTCCGTCATGGCCACCCCGCTGCGCGCCCGGGGCATCACCCTGGGCGTCGCGGTCTTCAGTCGGATCGGCGGTTCCCCGCCGTTCGAGGCGGACGACCTGATCCTCGTCGAGGAACTCGCCGGCCGGGCCGCGGTCGGCGTCGACAACGCCCGCCGCTACACCCGCGAGCGCACCAACGCCCTCACCCTCCAGCGCAGCCTCCTGCCCCGGGACCTGCCCCGGCAGGCGGCCGTGGAGGTGGCGTACCGCTATCTGCCCGCCGGCAGCGGCGCCGGGGTCGGCGGCGACTGGTTCGACGTCGTGCCGCTGTCCGGCACCCGCGTGGCCCTGGTCGTCGGGGACGTGGTCGGGCACGGCATCCACGCCTCCGCCACCATGGGCCGGCTGCGCACCGCCGTCCGCACCCTCGCCGACGTGGACCTGCCCCCGGACGAGCTCCTCACCCACCTCGACGACCTCGTCACCCATCTCGCCAGCGACAGGGAGGACATCGCCCCCGACGAGCCCTACCTCGTCAGCGGCGAGATCGGCGCGACCTGCCTGTACGCCGTCTACGACCCCGTGTCCCGGGTGTGCACCTTCGCCAGCGCGGGGCACGTCCCGCCCGTCGTCCTGCTCCCCGACGGCACCGCCCGGGTGGTCGAGCTGACCCCGGGGCCGCTGCTCGGCGTCGGCGGGCTGCCCTTCGAGTGCACCGAGGTGGAACTGCCCGAGGGCAGTCTGCTGGCCCTCTGCACCGACGGCCTGGTCGAGGCGCGCGACCGTGACGTCGGCCTCGGCCTGGAGCGGTTGTGCGCGGCGCTGGCCGGCCCGGTCACCTCGCTGGAGGCGACCTGCGACACGATCCTGCGGGCCCTGCTGCCCGCGACCCCCGCCGACGACGTCGCCCTGCTCCTCGCCCGCACCCGCGCCCTGCACGCCGACCAGGTCGCCGCCTGGGCCCTGCCCTCCGACCCGTCGATCGTGGCCGACGCCCGCGCCCAGGCCACCCGCCAGCTCACCGCCTGGGGCCTGGAGGAGGCGGCCTTCGTCACCGAGCTGGTGGTGAGCGAGCTGGTCACCAACGCCATCCGCTACGGCGCCGTACCCATCGGCCTCCGGCTGATCCGCGACCGGACCCTGATCTGCGAGGTCTCCGACGCCAGCAACACCGCGCCCCACCTGCGCCGCGCCCGCACCTACGACGAGGGCGGCCGCGGACTGCACATGGTCGCCCAGCTCACCCAGGGCTGGGGCACCCGCCAGGGCCCGTTGGGCAAGACCATCTGGGCCGAACAGTCCCTCCCGGCCGGCTGACCATGACCCCGCACACCAGAAACGACGAGCCGGGCCCCGACACGCCAACGCCGGGCCCCACCGGCGAACCCACACCCACGCCGGGTCCCACCGGCGAACCCACACCCACGCCGGGCCCCACCGGCGGAGCCACACCCACGCCGGGCCCCACCGGCGGCCGCACAGACACGCCAGGTCCCACCGACGGAGCCACGCCCACGCCAGGTCCGACCACCGGTGGCACGCCCACGCCGGCCCCCGCCGACGGAGCCACGCCCACGCCGGGTCCGACCGACGGAGCCACGCTCACGCCGACCCCCACCGGCCGACCCACGCCCACACCCCCACCCGCCCCCACCACCGGCGGCACCCACACCCTGGGACTCCTCTACCCCCCCGCCGGCCGCCTCCGCGACTACACCACCATGCAGCTCGCCTTCGTCGGTGGAGTGGCCGAGACCGCCGCCGCGCACGGATACGACCTGCTGCTCGCGCCCGCCGGCGACCAGGACGACCCCTCGTTCCGGCGGATGGTCGACGAGCGGCGGGTGGACGGTGTGATCGTCATGGAGATCCGCCGCGAGGACGACCGCGTCGAGCGGCTCGCCGAGGCCGGCTTCCCCTTCGTCGCCATCGGCCGCAACCACCGGGCCGACGTCTCCGGCTGGGTCGACCTCGACTTCGCCGGACTGGCCGGCGGCTGCGTCCAGCACCTCGCCGACCTCGGCCACCGCAGGATCGCCTTCGTCAACCGGTCCGAGCAGCTCTTCAACAGCGGCTACGGCTTCGCCCGGCTCGGCGACGAGGGCTACACCGAGACGATGAAGAAACTGCTCCTCACCCCGCGGACCTACCTCTGCGGCGACGACCTCGCCTCGGGCGAGCGGGTCGTGGAGCGGATCCTGGCCGACGACCCGGCGACGACCTCCCTGGTCACCCTGAACGAGGCCGCCCTGGAAGGCGTCTACCGCGGCCTCACCCGCAACGGCCGCAGCGTCCCCCGCGACTTCTCCGTCGTCGGCGTCGCCGCCAGCCCCTGGGCCGAACAGGTGAACCCGCCCCTGACCGCGGCCGACATCCCCGCCAAGGAGATGAGCCGGGTCGCCGTCGACCTGATGCTGCGGCGGCTGCGCACACCCGACGCGCCGCCCCGGCACGTCCTGCTGAAACCCCTGATCACCCTGCGCGGGAGCACGGGCCGCTGCCCGTCGGTACCGGGCTCGGAACCCGAGACCGACCTCCCGGATTTCCCCGATATAGACCTAGATTTCTGATACGCCGGTTTCTGTGCCCGATCATCGAACCTCTGGGAGCAGACCATGTCGTACCCCGTCGACCGCCGCGGTTTCCTGCGGGTCTCCGGCGCGGCTGCGGCCACCGCCGCCCTCGGTCTGACCTCGTGCAGCTCCACCGAATCGGGTCCGGTGACCCTGCGCTGGTGGGACTACTTCACCCTGGACAACTTCCAGCCCGGAATGAACCGCCTGATCAAGGACATCGAGGCCGGCGTCCCGGACGTCAGGATCGAGCGCCGCAGCTTCCCCTTCGCGGAGCTGGAACGCCAGATCACCCTGGGCGCGATCTCCGGCGACCTGCCCGACCTCGCGATCGTCGACAACGTCTCCATGAACACCCTCGGCGGCAGCCGGCTGCTCGCCGACCTCACCGCGAGAGTCGAGAAGTGGGGCCAGGGCGACCAGTACTACAAAGGCCCCTGGGACGGCTGCCAGGTCGGCGGAAAGACCCTCGGCATCCCCAACAACAGCAACTGCCTCGCCCTGTACTGCAACACCCGCATGCTCAAGGCCGCCGGCGTCGAACCCCCCACCACCTGGGACGAACTCGCCTCCGCCGCCCAGAAGCTGACCAGCGGCGACCGCTACGGCCTGGCGCTCAGCGCGATCAAGACCGAGGAGGGCGTCTTCCAGTTCCTGCCGTTCCTCTGGCAGGCGGGTGGCGACCTGGACACCTTCCGCACCTACGGCGCCACCGCCCTGGCCTTCCAGGACGAACTGATCGCCAAGGGCTCCCTGTCCGAACAGTGCGTGGGCTGGACCCAGCAGGACGTCAACACCCGCTTCCTCAACCAGCGCGCCGCGATGCAGATCAACGGCCCCTGGCAGATCCCCACCCTCAAGAAGGCCGACTTCGACTGGGACGTCGTCGCCCTGCCCCGCGACAAGGAGGCCGCCACCTGCCTCGGCGGGGAGAACTGGGTCGTCATGGCGAGCAGCAAGCACATCGACAAGGCGTGGGAGGTCCTGGAGTACACCCAGCGCCCCTCGGTCCTGGTGCCGTACCTGGTGTCCTTCGGTGAACTCCCCGCCCGCAAGGACCTCGCCGACCGGGGCAGCTGGGCCTCCGACCCGGCCCTGCGGCTCTTCCTCAGCCAGCTGCCCCTCGCCCGGCCGCGCCAGTACGGCGCCCACTACGCCGAGGCCTCGCAGGCAGTCGGAGAGGCGCAGCAGGCCGTGCTCACCGGCTCCGCGTCGCCGGCCGCGGCGGCCAGGACCGCGGCCGGGAAGATCGACAAAGCCCTGGGCGAGCAGTGAGACAGCCCTCGGCGCGCCGCACCCGCACCGGCTACCTCTTCTGTCTGCCGGGCCTGGTCTTCCTCGCCCTTTTCCTGGCCTACCCGCTCCTCTACAACGTCTGGACCTCCGTCCACGACGTCGACCTCGGCCAACTCCTGGGCGGGGCCGAGCGGTTCAACGGACTGGACAACTACCGCAGCGTCACCGACGACCCGGCCTTCTGGCACTCCGTGCGCCTCTCCCTGGTCTTCACCCTGGCCTCGCTGCTGCTCCAGTTCACGATCGGCTTCGCCCTGGCCCTGCTCTTCGCCCGCCCCTTCCCCCTGAACGGCCTGCTGCGCTCCCTCCTGCTGGTCGCCTGGCTGCTGCCCCCGGTGGTCAGCGGCACCCTCTTCCGCTGGATGCTGGACGCGGAGTCCGGCGCCTACAACGCCCTGCTGGAACCGTTCGGCCTGTCCCACGACTGGCTCACCGACCCGTCCACCTCGATGGCCGGAGTGGTCTTCGCCAACGTCTGGGTGGGCGTGCCCTTCAACATGCTGCTGCTCCTGGTCGGCCTGCACACCATCGACCCCGTGCTCCACGAGGCCGCCGAGATCGACGGCGCGAGCGCCTGGCAGCGCTTCCGCCACATCACCCTTCCGCTGATGCGGCCCGTGTCGGTGACCGTCC
Above is a window of Streptomyces griseorubiginosus DNA encoding:
- a CDS encoding sugar ABC transporter substrate-binding protein, yielding MSYPVDRRGFLRVSGAAAATAALGLTSCSSTESGPVTLRWWDYFTLDNFQPGMNRLIKDIEAGVPDVRIERRSFPFAELERQITLGAISGDLPDLAIVDNVSMNTLGGSRLLADLTARVEKWGQGDQYYKGPWDGCQVGGKTLGIPNNSNCLALYCNTRMLKAAGVEPPTTWDELASAAQKLTSGDRYGLALSAIKTEEGVFQFLPFLWQAGGDLDTFRTYGATALAFQDELIAKGSLSEQCVGWTQQDVNTRFLNQRAAMQINGPWQIPTLKKADFDWDVVALPRDKEAATCLGGENWVVMASSKHIDKAWEVLEYTQRPSVLVPYLVSFGELPARKDLADRGSWASDPALRLFLSQLPLARPRQYGAHYAEASQAVGEAQQAVLTGSASPAAAARTAAGKIDKALGEQ
- a CDS encoding SpoIIE family protein phosphatase, translated to MATFDQGNGHSGWSGEVATVTLGADGTITGWSEGARRLLGHSAREVVGHAATSLLLGAGAPEATGLSLTGSQEWRGTASLRHRDGHRVEATLHAQPSLDGDGRVRSFVVALTPGPDRSMIEWAFDQASIALSTHTATSGAWRRNAVAQGGTGPAHEAGPEARPRSDHEAGRESAAEVGPAPDSAPAPQAAPEPAPEDGPAAVPESAREAGPGSATELAPQAGPEPAPQAAPEPAPDDGPAAGPEATRQSSREPDPGAEPKAGPEPAPEASPEPALQTGPKPAPEARPNLIPQTAPNLQATLPPSSDDGFLHCVRRVAEEGIPMRYECLAPEPSCAPGAVPVAVGPLPDARHRAWVIELWPVREPATGEVVGVGTAAFDSSDQHAARQRLVLLQEAGARIGTTLNVTRTAQELADLAVPRLADFVSVDLLDSVLRGEEPVPGPVDAAVVLRRVAHQSAAEGEAVPEAAIDLGGMDTYPPFSPPARCLAEGKPVLSGADDPDFARWIADHEARTARNEEYRFHSVMATPLRARGITLGVAVFSRIGGSPPFEADDLILVEELAGRAAVGVDNARRYTRERTNALTLQRSLLPRDLPRQAAVEVAYRYLPAGSGAGVGGDWFDVVPLSGTRVALVVGDVVGHGIHASATMGRLRTAVRTLADVDLPPDELLTHLDDLVTHLASDREDIAPDEPYLVSGEIGATCLYAVYDPVSRVCTFASAGHVPPVVLLPDGTARVVELTPGPLLGVGGLPFECTEVELPEGSLLALCTDGLVEARDRDVGLGLERLCAALAGPVTSLEATCDTILRALLPATPADDVALLLARTRALHADQVAAWALPSDPSIVADARAQATRQLTAWGLEEAAFVTELVVSELVTNAIRYGAVPIGLRLIRDRTLICEVSDASNTAPHLRRARTYDEGGRGLHMVAQLTQGWGTRQGPLGKTIWAEQSLPAG
- a CDS encoding sugar ABC transporter permease, with amino-acid sequence MRQPSARRTRTGYLFCLPGLVFLALFLAYPLLYNVWTSVHDVDLGQLLGGAERFNGLDNYRSVTDDPAFWHSVRLSLVFTLASLLLQFTIGFALALLFARPFPLNGLLRSLLLVAWLLPPVVSGTLFRWMLDAESGAYNALLEPFGLSHDWLTDPSTSMAGVVFANVWVGVPFNMLLLLVGLHTIDPVLHEAAEIDGASAWQRFRHITLPLMRPVSVTVLLLGLLYTFKVFDLVFVMTGGGPVDATRVLSLYVYEVFFTFFRFGRGAAAGLLLLVVPLLVGVWYVRRLRREEEPAGGAV
- a CDS encoding LacI family DNA-binding transcriptional regulator — translated: MQLAFVGGVAETAAAHGYDLLLAPAGDQDDPSFRRMVDERRVDGVIVMEIRREDDRVERLAEAGFPFVAIGRNHRADVSGWVDLDFAGLAGGCVQHLADLGHRRIAFVNRSEQLFNSGYGFARLGDEGYTETMKKLLLTPRTYLCGDDLASGERVVERILADDPATTSLVTLNEAALEGVYRGLTRNGRSVPRDFSVVGVAASPWAEQVNPPLTAADIPAKEMSRVAVDLMLRRLRTPDAPPRHVLLKPLITLRGSTGRCPSVPGSEPETDLPDFPDIDLDF